A genomic segment from Bacteroidota bacterium encodes:
- a CDS encoding efflux RND transporter periplasmic adaptor subunit, whose product MKKNKNKIIIAACVVMVLAIYFLFVAKAATNDIVTTVSDGDFNVTVTNTGELRAKNYTEISAPSSLRQVNIWQIKISNLVAEGTVVKEGEFVAELDKTEVMNKLNDEQLNVQKKQSEYTQTQLDTTLTMRDARDELINLQYAVEERKLTKDQSIYEPPAVLRQAEIEYEKAVRNLDQKKQNYKTKKEQSVTKMQIVGSELAKAQNRLNELTTTLEQLTITAPKSGMVIYAKEWDGKKKIVGSTVNTWDPTVANLPDLRTMESVTYINEVDIQKVKLNQQVEIGLDAQPGKKLKGIVKSVASIGEQKPNSEAKVFEVVIDVITADTSLRPAMTTSNTISTNTLKKVLSVPIESVHAEGAKSFVYKKKGTSIVKQAVKTAASNETHTVILNGLTANEEVYLSTPKDTIGLKWSE is encoded by the coding sequence TTGAAAAAGAATAAAAATAAAATAATAATAGCTGCTTGTGTGGTAATGGTACTGGCCATTTATTTTTTGTTTGTAGCTAAAGCAGCTACCAACGATATTGTAACCACTGTTTCTGATGGCGATTTTAATGTTACAGTAACCAATACGGGTGAGTTGAGAGCTAAAAATTATACTGAAATTTCAGCGCCTAGTAGTTTGCGTCAGGTAAATATTTGGCAAATAAAAATAAGTAATTTGGTTGCAGAAGGAACTGTAGTAAAAGAAGGAGAGTTTGTAGCCGAATTAGATAAAACGGAAGTAATGAATAAGCTGAATGATGAGCAATTAAACGTTCAGAAAAAGCAATCAGAGTACACGCAAACACAATTAGATACTACCTTAACCATGCGTGATGCACGCGATGAATTGATTAATTTACAATATGCTGTTGAAGAAAGAAAATTAACCAAAGACCAGTCTATTTACGAGCCGCCTGCTGTATTGCGACAAGCTGAAATTGAGTATGAAAAAGCAGTTAGAAACCTAGACCAAAAAAAGCAAAACTATAAAACCAAGAAGGAGCAAAGCGTAACCAAAATGCAAATTGTAGGTAGCGAATTAGCCAAGGCTCAAAACAGGTTAAATGAACTAACTACTACTTTGGAACAGTTAACTATTACTGCACCTAAAAGTGGAATGGTTATATATGCCAAGGAGTGGGATGGTAAAAAGAAAATAGTAGGCAGTACTGTAAATACATGGGATCCAACTGTGGCTAATTTGCCCGATTTACGTACCATGGAAAGTGTTACTTATATAAACGAAGTGGATATTCAAAAAGTAAAATTAAACCAACAGGTTGAAATTGGGTTGGATGCACAACCGGGCAAAAAATTAAAAGGAATAGTAAAGTCAGTAGCCAGTATTGGGGAGCAAAAACCCAACAGCGAAGCCAAAGTGTTTGAGGTTGTGATTGATGTAATTACTGCCGATACCTCATTAAGACCGGCTATGACAACTTCCAATACTATTTCGACCAATACTTTAAAAAAGGTATTAAGCGTGCCTATAGAAAGTGTGCATGCTGAAGGGGCTAAGAGTTTTGTTTACAAAAAGAAAGGTACTTCTATTGTTAAACAAGCCGTAAAAACAGCCGCTAGCAATGAAACCCATACAGTGATTTTAAATGGTTTAACGGCTAATGAAGAGGTTTACTTATCTACTCCTAAAGATACAATAGGTTTAAAGTGGAGTGAATAA